The genomic interval CAGGCGTAGAAGTCATATAACTTATCCCCCAAGTAGCTATCAGACTCAAGAAAAAAGCGGGTATTAATTCATAAAGATTATTTTTCAAGATTGGTACATAATACCACACTATCGTCGTTAGGGTACCCGTCAACAGTCCAGCAAATACCCCAGCACGTGTTGTTCCCTTCCAATAAAGAGCCAAGATAGAAGTAGGCCCAATAGCTGCTCCCAATCCCGCCCAGGCGAAAAGCACAAGCCAGAATACCAGCTCCTGAGCAACCAAGCTAAAAAACAACGCCACCGCAACTAGTGCTACCACAACTGCTCTACTGTAACGAACCAGCTTTTTCTGCGAAAGCTGTTGACCTTTCTTAATGATCCGATCGTAAATATCCCGAACAACAGCTGAGGCCGCAACCAAAAGCTGTGAATCTGCAGTGGACATAATTGCAGCAAAAATGGATGCTACTACAATCCCAAACACTACCGGCGAAAGATGCTGCTGTGCTAAAATAGGATACAGATTCTCGGTATCAGCCGCTGGCAGCATCTCTACCTCAGGAAAATAAACGCGACCGGCCAATCCAATAAAGATGGCGCCCCATCCCATCACTACATTCCAGATAGTGCCTACCACCGCCGACCAGCGCAACTGCTTTGCATCATCAATAGCCATATATCGCGACAAGATATGCGGATTACCGGGTGAACCCAGTCCGATACCAACAAATCCCAGAAATCCACCAACGGTAATGGCAAACGGATCAACAAAACCGGCTTCAAAATCTGTGAGTTGCGACAAGACTGCTGGGAGTCCACCAGCATCCCAAATAGCCAAGAAAGGGAGTACTACCAGCGCAAAGACCATAAAAATAGCCTGAAACATATCAGTAAGACTCACCGCCAAAAACCCACCTAACACTGTATAAGCCAATATGATGGCCGCAGAAATAAAAATACCCGTGGTCTGATCAATGGGGAAGCTCGAAGCAAATGCCTTACCGCCGGCTACAAACTGTGCAGCAACATAGCTGATCATAAAAATCAAAAATACTACAACCAGCACCATCCGTAAACGGCCATCCGTATCGTTAAATCGCTTCGCGAAAAAATCGGGCACGGTAATACAGTCATAGGCTTCCGAAAAATTCCGAAGCCTGCGAGCATAGTAGAGAAACAAGAAAAGCTCAACTATAATATATCCGGCTACAGCCCAAACCGCAGAGGCCCCCTGCGCATATGCCATGCCAGTAACACCGAGCAATAGCCAGGCACTACGGCCCGACACCACCGCCGAAAGGGCTACTACAAAACGATTTATTTTACGCCCACCAATAAAAAATTCGCTGATACCCTCTGATGAAAACCGCGAAGAATATATACCTATCCCCACCAGCAACAGCAGATATCCCACAAATGCCCAGATGGCATATTGGTCAACAGCTAAAGAAATAGCCTGAGACTCATCCATCGTCAGCCCGCTTAATACGATAGGATAAAAATACCGCCAGCAAAATTACTGAAACCGGCAGGACAAACATTATCAGATAAAAAGTAAGCATGCTGTGATATTTTATAAGTAAATATATCTGTGCAAGACTTTAATTTCTTTCTATCTAGTTGCCCCGTACTCACATTATGGGAAAATGCCCATCTGCTCGTAAATAACCCCTACTTTATTAATTGCACTCAAAAAGGCCGCGGTTCGTAAATCGATCTGATGCTTTTTACGCAGCTCGTTAAGTTCGTTATAGGCATTCACCATCGTCTCTTCGAGCCCGGAATCCACCAAGTCATACTCTCCGGCACCTTGAGCCAATTCGTTCATTTCCAATTCCGTAAACGAACGATCTGAAGTGTTTTCAATTACATTTAAAATTTTTCGATAACTGTTCTCCTCAAAGCGCTTTTCCATGCGTCCAAAACGGACGTGTGATAAGTTTTTAAGCCACTCAAAATAAGAAACCGTCACGCCACCGGCATTTAAGTAGTTATCCGGAATAATCAACGCTCCTTTTTCTTTTAGTATTTGATGTGCCTTTGCTGTGGTAGGGCCATTGGCTGCCTCTGCAATGATTTTTGCTTGGATATCTGGGGCATTTTCTTCGTGTAACTGATTTTCAAGCGCAGCGGGAATAAGAATATCGCACTCTTCTTTAAGCACCGCTGTATTACTTTCCAGCTCTTTGGTATTCCCAAAGCCCACTATAGATCCCGTTTCTTCACGATAATTGATCAAATCTTCCAAATCAATACCATCAGAATCATAGATAGATCCTTCAACCTCTGCTACTCCTACCATTTTTGCGCCACCTTCGGTCATATATTTAGCAGCGTGGTATCCTACATTACCAAGTCCCTGAATTACAAAAGTCTTTCCTTCCAACCCAGGCTCAAGATCGAGATCTTTCATATCTTCTGTTTGGCGACAGGATTCTCGAACCCCAAAATAAACACCACGCCCGGTTGCTTCGGTACGGCCGCGTACTCCACCCTGCGGAATAGGCTTACCGGTTACACAAGCTTCGGCATTCAGATCGGAAACAAGCTGTCGATAAGTATCGAATACCCAGCCCATTTCGCGCGCACCAGTACCATAATCAGGAGCAGGCACATCCGATCCCGGACCCAAGAAATCTTTTTTGATAAGCTCATAAGTATATCGGCGGGTAATGCGCTCAATTTCATCATCCGAAAATTCTGACTTGTCAATTTTTATACCTCCTTTGGCTCCGCCGAAGGGGACATCTACCACGGCGCATTTGTACGTCATAAGAGCAGCCAGCGCCATCGTCTCATCCTCATTTACTGCTGTACTAAATCGTATTCCTCCTTTGGTAGGTAACTTGTGATGGCTATGCTCTACTCTGTAACCGTGAATCACCTTGATAGAACCGTCATCACGCTCTAGGGGAAAAGTGATATGATATACATTATTGCAAACTTTAATCTGGTCCAATAACCCTTGTTCATAGTCAGAGTACTGTGCTGCAATATCGAATGCTTCGTTAACCTGTTTAAAAAACTTATAATCGGACATGAAGACTCCTATTTAAAATATTAATACAATTGAAATACTATCTTTTCTGATGCAGAATCATCGTGATATTACCGCAGACTTTCAACTTATAAAACCTTATTAACGCTCTTTAAAAACAGCGGTATGTATTCGCTTCCATTGCTCGGGCGTACCGGTTGTTTGCACGAGTGCTAGATGCTTGGCTTTAAACCGAATGTAAAACTCACGACCAATCAGATTTAATATTCGCTGTTTTTTATCTTGTGCCATATCACCATACATCAGGCTAAGGTGAGGCATAAAACCATCCTCTACTACCTCAAACAACTCTGTAGCTATATTGCGAAGCTCCATTAACTCACTACTTTCTTCCGCATGAATAAACAACGACTGATAAAATCGGTCGCGATAACCAGCTTTTGTAAGATGTACAGTAAACGGACTGCCCGAAGAAGCAAGCGTATTTGTGAGTGAGGTCAACTCTGTTTCTGAACCTTTCAGACTTCCCAAAAGCGTAAGATGAGGCGAAAATTTCGGCGTCTCATACTTCTTACTCAACTTTTGGATTTGCTCTTTTAGTTTATAACCGATATCTCCGCCGGGTTCAAGCCACAGTGAATAAGTTGGTGTATTACTCATTGAATCCTCCTGCCTACATTTCGATTGGCATGTAATATTTCTAATAAAAGCAGAATTTTTCTAATAATTTAGTGGTAAATAAACATGTAGATGATCGGCGGTACCCACATGTCTTGAAACTTGTAATGCCATTGCCCGCAAACTTATAACCAGCATCCAATTTTTCCACTCCGGACGCCCTTTAGTTCGCAAATCTATGGCATGTACATAACCGCTTGATTGTGGATAGTGCAAAGATTCAGGATTTTTATCCATCCCCATTTGCTCATAATCTTCGGGACGTCGCTGGATATCTGTGATCACAACGTCACTATCAGCCAATGTTACTGTCGCCACACTTATCCGCAGAATAGGATGCAACTGCCGGTAATAACGCTGGGCTTCTTTGGTCTTCGTATTTTCTGCCGAAACATAGATCAATCCATATAGTGCATAAGCAGTAACCAATACTAGGATTCCATACCGGATTTTTCGATGTATTTTAAATTTTTGTCTATACCACAAACTCACTCCCAAAGCATACCCAAACAACAGTAACACTGTCAGCAGTACACTCATTACAAGAGCGAGCCACCCGTTGAGATGAAATTGAGAATAGCCATAAACAGATGTTCGCACTAATAACAAAAAAGGTGCTACAACAATTGCTAGTATCCCTAATAAATATAATAGTACGTTCTGTACCCAGCGAAAAAAAGAAGGAGCGGAAACATCCTTTTGCCCTTTTATTGCATTCAGCTGGTGATCAAATTTGTTATCCAGCTCCTTGAGCGTTTGGGGATCAAAATCGGTATTGGCATTATCGGCACACATCGTATAATTGTATCACGTCTTACGCTCATAAATGTTTCGATACAGCAAAGGCCCCGACAGCCTGCCGGAGCCTCATATAATCAATCTTCCTGGTACTTCAAATGTACCTTTGTAAGCTCATTTAATGAGCAGTTTCTCTCTGCTGATAAAACACATTCATTACAAACAGAATAGCTAAGCTGCCAACCGCCGCAAACACAATACCACCGGGTAGCTGCATCAATACTGTAATACTACCTACAATAAGCGAACCGGCAATACCTGCCACTAAATTGGGAAATAGTCCAATTGTGGTATTCCGCATAGCCAGTTTGGCAATAGCTCCAATAACCATGCCCAGCGCAATCAGCCAGAAAATGGTAGCTCCATCTAAAACGTCCATTTCTAAAATATTGTTTAAATTTTGGGATTAATGAGCTAAAAAATAACTTATTTTCTGTGTTTTTGGAACCCTGATTTACCTGTTATTAAAATAGTTCCCAAATATTCACACGTATATCACTGTAAAGATACATGGAAAAACCCGACATCCGAAAAATCATACATATCGACATGGATGCCTTTTACACATCCGTCGAACAGCGTGATTTCCCCGAATATCGCGGTAAGCCCGTTATTGTGGGTGGATCTCCGGAGGGACGCGGGGTTGTAGCTGCTGCCAGCTACGAAGTTCGGAAATTTGGCGTCCACTCTGCCATGCCTGCTGCCAAAGCCGTTAAGCTATGCCCACAAGCTATTTTTCTAAAACCACGATTCGAGGTATATCGGGCAGTATCCAAAAAAATACGGGAGATATTCTTCGACATTACCGATCTCGTTGAACCGCTTTCCCTGGATGAAGCCTACCTTGATGTCACAACAAACCACCTCGGCATCCCCTCTGCCACACTTATTGCTCAAGAGATCCGCAAACGTATTAAAGACAAGACACAGCTGACAGCCTCAGCCGGAGTTGCTGAAAATAAGTTTTTAGCCAAAATTGCGTCCGACCTCAATAAACCCGATGGGCTGGCAGTGATTGAACCTGATGAAGCTGAAGATTTTTTAGCTGAGCTTGATATCGGAGCATTTCACGGTGTGGGCGAAGCCACAGAACAAAAAATGAATTCGCTTGGCATCCACAACGGAGATGACCTACGCAAATGGTCTAAGGTAGAGCTGGTAAATGAATTTGGGAAAACCGGTCGGCACTACTTTAACATCGTTCGCAGTATCGATCGGCGCAAGGTCAAGCCCAACCGCATTCGAAAATCCATTGGCAAAGAACGTACTTTTTCAAAAGATATTGATGACCTCAGCTGGATTAATAACTTTCTTCGGGAGCTGGCCACTAAAATTTCCGAAAGCATGAAAAAGAAAAAGGCTGCAGGCAAAACAGTAACCCTTAAAGTCCGTTATGATGATTTTGAAACTATAAGTCGCAGTACCTCTTTCAATTCATACATTAATGAACCGGGCGATATTGCCGATACTGCTATCTCTTTGCTAGAAGAAACCGAAGTAGGAGATCGCAAAGTACGACTGCTGGGCATTACACTTTCTAATTTGAACCTCCATAAAAAAGGACGATTCAAGCAGCTCGAAATCCCTTTTAAATAACTCCGGACCTACACTGATTTAAACTGATGTTTTCTTATCTTTGCTTCTAAAATCTGATTCTATTGCTAATAGATAATTTTAAGTTTGATCCGCCCAAATCCGCGGTACGTTATGTCCTACACGCTTTCCGACTTTGACTACGACCTACCCGATGAGCGCATTGCTCAAGAACCTGCCCATCCGCGCGATCATGCTCGTCTGCTGGTTTACGACCGAGCAACGGGTGAGATTACTGATGATCGTTTTTATAATTTGTTGGAGTATTTGCCCCAACAAACAACGCTCGTACTTAATAACAGCAAGGTAAAGAAATGTCGATTGCTTTTTGACGAAGGCAAAAAAGAAGTTTTTATCCTGGAGCGTCTAAACAATAAAACAGTGCGGGCAATGGTACGTCCCGGTAAGAAGTTTAAAAAGGGAAAGACCACGCAACTCACTGATGATATTTCGGCCACAGTAATTGATATTGATGATGAGGGAATTCGAACGCTTGAATTATCTCCCTCTCTGGATCATCCTGCCTACAGCCAACACAAATACACGCCATTTCCGCCCTATATTGAGCAGAACGAATCTCTTTCCGAAGAGTATCAAACAGTCTATGCGGATTCTCAAGAATCGGGGGCCAGCAAAGCAGCACCTACCGCAGGACTCCACTTTTCAGATAAGCTTCTCAGTGATATAACTGCTTCCAGTATCTCCAGGGCCGAAGTAACGCTGCATGTGGGACTAGGCACTTTTGCACCGGTAAAAACAGAAACCATCGAAGAACATACCATGCACTCCGAATGGTTTGAAATTACCGAACAAACCGCTGATAAGCTACAAAAAGCTGATCATATTACAGCTGTTGGGACCACCAGCGTTCGTGTATTGGAAACCTGCTTACGTCAACAAGATCAATTTTCGGCCATAAATATGGATACCGATATCTTTATTCGTCCCGGTTTTGAGTTTCAGGCTACAGATGCACTTATTACCAATTTTCACCTGCCCAAAAGTACGCTCCTGATGCTTGTGGCTGCATTTACCGGCTATGAGGAGATGCAAAAGATATACCAGCACGCCATCGATGGAGAATATCGTTTCTATTCCTTCGGCGATGCCATGCTGATACTATGAGCTATCCCGATGAGAGATTCCTACCGGATTTGAAGAACCCGTCTTACTCTTCCGGATTATTTTTTTGCTGTTGCTTCATCTGCTCTTGCATGTCGTTATTGTCAACCATCTTTACCTGGTTTTTTAATGAGGTTGACAACTCTTCCACATCATCTTCAGAAAGCACCTCATCAATATCTTCAACGCCCACTTTTTGTAAAAGGTTGTAAACCATTCGGTTGAACAACATCTGCTGTGCGGCTGAACTTAGCTGCATAAGCTGCTCCTGTGGAACCTGAGCTCCAGAAAGCTTCACCTTGTTCATTACCGGCTCCAAGAGCTTCTCCACCTTTTTGGACATTTGCTTTTCAAGCTCTTTGGCATCCTGGTTTTCTTTACTTGTTACTTCGTTACCGTTAGGGTCAACTAACTTCATGTTTTATATGCTTTTATTTATGGTTATTGCAGTACATTAACACAGTCTGTTAATATATCAATCCATTAGCAGGACATTAAATTTTTATTAACTCTAAATTCAAGCAGGTTAACCTTGGCTTAGAAATGGAATAAGGGTGAAAGTTTTACAGCAAGAATAAGATTAGAGTGTTTTTTCATAATTTGATTTTTATTTACAATATAAAGGGTGAATTAAATATTATTTTTTTACATATTCTTTGCTTTAGGGTTTAAAATATTCAAAACGACTTTGGCAAAGTTCTATGATGGTCGGTGATTCATCATAAATGTGTATGTTCTTGTATTTCGCAAATCTTTGAAGCAATCACCAATTTGACTAAAGCTATGCAAAGATTTGTTTTGTCATTGTGCGTCGTGATTATAAAATTTCACTGGCAGGTTCCCTTAAGCAATTTACAATTGATTTAAAACTGTCGATTTCAATATTTCTGAAGCAGATGGTGTAGAAATCTGTTACAGAATCCGGCAATTAACTTTAAACACTTGTTTTTATGAGTCAGGTACAACGTATTCTTCTTGTTGATGATAATGAGGCTATTCATAAGGATATTGAGTCTATTCTCGTTAGCTCACTTACCGAAGCAAACAACGAATTAAATGAAATTGAAGACGAGCTTTTTGGTGATGATACCGAAGATACTACCGCATCGGACGAAGATCGTGTCGAATACCAAATTGACCATGCGTATCAAGGACAGGAAGCAATCGACATGGTTCATGAAGCTGCTGAAAATGGGAAAGAATATGCTCTGATCTTCATGGATGTTCGCATGCCGCCGGGAATTGACGGGGTGCAAACGATTCAAAAGATCTGGGCTGAATACCCCCATATCGAAATGGTTATTTGTACGGCTTATTCAGATTATTCGTGGGATGAAATCCTGGACAACCTTGGCAGTACCGATAAGCTGCTCTTCATGAAAAAACCTTTTGATGCCACAGCCTTGAAGCAAGCAGCATTGACACTTACCACCAAGTGGCAGCTCAAGCAAGAATCTATCCGCTATACCGAAGATTTAGAACAAGAGGTTCAAGAACGTACCAAGCAGCTTAACGACCTGGTGGAAGAGCTAAAGAAAATGAAAAACAAGGCCGAACGGGCTTCACAGGCCAAGAGTGAGTTTTTGGCCAATATGAGTCACGAAATCCGTACACCGATGAATGGTGTTATCGGGATGAATAACCTGCTGCAAGAAACTGAACTTACAGAAAAACAGCAGGAGCTTTCAGACATGATTCAGCACAGTGCTGAATCGTTATTGCGTATTATCAGCGACATCCTTGACTTCTCTAAGATTGAAGCCGGAAAGATGGAGCTTGAAGAAATCCCCTTTAACCTGCAAGATTCCGTTAAGGGAGCAACTAAGATTATCGGCTTTGCAGCTGATGACAAGGACCTGGACTTGGACTGGAATATTGATCCGGACATCCCTCAAACATTACTAGGTGATCCTACCCGTCTGCGACAAGTACTGCTTAACTTCGGAAGTAATGCCGTTAAGTTTACTTCTGAGGGTGGTGTTACATTCGATGTTGGGCTTGTACAACGAGATGGAGATGAGCTAACTCTGAAGTTTAGCGTTAGCGATACCGGCATTGGTATTCCCGAGAAAAAACAGAAAAAACTTTTCAGTGCTTTTTCTCAGGCCGATACTTCGACCACCCGAAGATTCGGTGGAACAGGTCTTGGACTAGCTATTTGTCAAAAACTGGCCAAGTTGATGGGCGGCGATATAGGTGTTGAAAGTACACCTGGCGAAGGTTCCACTTTCTGGATTACAGCCAAGATGAAAAAAAGCGAAGAAGAAGTAGAGTCGGATGAAGATACAGGGCTGCCCGACAGTTACGATAAGGAAGATATTAAAGCTGCTGATATCACTATTCTGCTTGCCGAGGATGATCGGATTAATCAACAGGTCGCAGGACGAGTTCTTGAAAAAGAAGGATTTAATGTAGAAATAGTAGAAAATGGTGCTGATGCTCTTGACGAGTACAAATCGGGCGATTATGATCTTATTCTCATGGATGTAAATATGCCTGAGATGGACGGACTGGAAGCCGCCGGTGAAATCAGGGAGCTTGAAGATGGTACCGGAAATCATATCCCCATTATTGCTCTTACTGCAGGTGCCATGGAGGGTGACAAAGAACTTTGCCTGGAAGCGGGCATGGATGACTACCTCAGCAAGCCCATTCAAAAGAATGCACTTGAAAAAGCTTTGCATCAATGGGCATTTCAAAGAGGCCGAGCGTCAGAAACTGAAGAAGAGTAGTAGATACCGATCTAATTTTTATGTAATACGTTGGTTTTATGAGATACCTATCTAAAAGCTTTACACACTCATTACGATTTGTAATAGCTTTATCGCTTTTCTTATTTGCCTTTATAACAACGGGTTATGCACAGAATATTGACTTCGATAATATTTCGCTCGAAGAGGGGCTTTCACAAAGTGTTGTAACTTCTATTGCACAGGATGATATGGGATTTTTGTGGTTAGCGACCCAAAGTGGTCTCAATCGCTACGATGGTAAATCCTTTTCATTGTTCACTCATAATCCTGATGACAGTACATCCATTTCTAACAACTGGGTTACTACACTGCTTAATGAACCCGGTAAACCTA from Fodinibius salinus carries:
- a CDS encoding sodium/proline symporter; amino-acid sequence: MDESQAISLAVDQYAIWAFVGYLLLLVGIGIYSSRFSSEGISEFFIGGRKINRFVVALSAVVSGRSAWLLLGVTGMAYAQGASAVWAVAGYIIVELFLFLYYARRLRNFSEAYDCITVPDFFAKRFNDTDGRLRMVLVVVFLIFMISYVAAQFVAGGKAFASSFPIDQTTGIFISAAIILAYTVLGGFLAVSLTDMFQAIFMVFALVVLPFLAIWDAGGLPAVLSQLTDFEAGFVDPFAITVGGFLGFVGIGLGSPGNPHILSRYMAIDDAKQLRWSAVVGTIWNVVMGWGAIFIGLAGRVYFPEVEMLPAADTENLYPILAQQHLSPVVFGIVVASIFAAIMSTADSQLLVAASAVVRDIYDRIIKKGQQLSQKKLVRYSRAVVVALVAVALFFSLVAQELVFWLVLFAWAGLGAAIGPTSILALYWKGTTRAGVFAGLLTGTLTTIVWYYVPILKNNLYELIPAFFLSLIATWGISYMTSTPDNVEEFFKVFKN
- the dinB gene encoding DNA polymerase IV, whose product is MEKPDIRKIIHIDMDAFYTSVEQRDFPEYRGKPVIVGGSPEGRGVVAAASYEVRKFGVHSAMPAAKAVKLCPQAIFLKPRFEVYRAVSKKIREIFFDITDLVEPLSLDEAYLDVTTNHLGIPSATLIAQEIRKRIKDKTQLTASAGVAENKFLAKIASDLNKPDGLAVIEPDEAEDFLAELDIGAFHGVGEATEQKMNSLGIHNGDDLRKWSKVELVNEFGKTGRHYFNIVRSIDRRKVKPNRIRKSIGKERTFSKDIDDLSWINNFLRELATKISESMKKKKAAGKTVTLKVRYDDFETISRSTSFNSYINEPGDIADTAISLLEETEVGDRKVRLLGITLSNLNLHKKGRFKQLEIPFK
- a CDS encoding Glu/Leu/Phe/Val family dehydrogenase, which encodes MSDYKFFKQVNEAFDIAAQYSDYEQGLLDQIKVCNNVYHITFPLERDDGSIKVIHGYRVEHSHHKLPTKGGIRFSTAVNEDETMALAALMTYKCAVVDVPFGGAKGGIKIDKSEFSDDEIERITRRYTYELIKKDFLGPGSDVPAPDYGTGAREMGWVFDTYRQLVSDLNAEACVTGKPIPQGGVRGRTEATGRGVYFGVRESCRQTEDMKDLDLEPGLEGKTFVIQGLGNVGYHAAKYMTEGGAKMVGVAEVEGSIYDSDGIDLEDLINYREETGSIVGFGNTKELESNTAVLKEECDILIPAALENQLHEENAPDIQAKIIAEAANGPTTAKAHQILKEKGALIIPDNYLNAGGVTVSYFEWLKNLSHVRFGRMEKRFEENSYRKILNVIENTSDRSFTELEMNELAQGAGEYDLVDSGLEETMVNAYNELNELRKKHQIDLRTAAFLSAINKVGVIYEQMGIFP
- a CDS encoding response regulator translates to MSQVQRILLVDDNEAIHKDIESILVSSLTEANNELNEIEDELFGDDTEDTTASDEDRVEYQIDHAYQGQEAIDMVHEAAENGKEYALIFMDVRMPPGIDGVQTIQKIWAEYPHIEMVICTAYSDYSWDEILDNLGSTDKLLFMKKPFDATALKQAALTLTTKWQLKQESIRYTEDLEQEVQERTKQLNDLVEELKKMKNKAERASQAKSEFLANMSHEIRTPMNGVIGMNNLLQETELTEKQQELSDMIQHSAESLLRIISDILDFSKIEAGKMELEEIPFNLQDSVKGATKIIGFAADDKDLDLDWNIDPDIPQTLLGDPTRLRQVLLNFGSNAVKFTSEGGVTFDVGLVQRDGDELTLKFSVSDTGIGIPEKKQKKLFSAFSQADTSTTRRFGGTGLGLAICQKLAKLMGGDIGVESTPGEGSTFWITAKMKKSEEEVESDEDTGLPDSYDKEDIKAADITILLAEDDRINQQVAGRVLEKEGFNVEIVENGADALDEYKSGDYDLILMDVNMPEMDGLEAAGEIRELEDGTGNHIPIIALTAGAMEGDKELCLEAGMDDYLSKPIQKNALEKALHQWAFQRGRASETEEE
- a CDS encoding 2'-5' RNA ligase family protein; its protein translation is MSNTPTYSLWLEPGGDIGYKLKEQIQKLSKKYETPKFSPHLTLLGSLKGSETELTSLTNTLASSGSPFTVHLTKAGYRDRFYQSLFIHAEESSELMELRNIATELFEVVEDGFMPHLSLMYGDMAQDKKQRILNLIGREFYIRFKAKHLALVQTTGTPEQWKRIHTAVFKER
- a CDS encoding GlsB/YeaQ/YmgE family stress response membrane protein, whose amino-acid sequence is MDVLDGATIFWLIALGMVIGAIAKLAMRNTTIGLFPNLVAGIAGSLIVGSITVLMQLPGGIVFAAVGSLAILFVMNVFYQQRETAH
- the queA gene encoding tRNA preQ1(34) S-adenosylmethionine ribosyltransferase-isomerase QueA, translating into MSYTLSDFDYDLPDERIAQEPAHPRDHARLLVYDRATGEITDDRFYNLLEYLPQQTTLVLNNSKVKKCRLLFDEGKKEVFILERLNNKTVRAMVRPGKKFKKGKTTQLTDDISATVIDIDDEGIRTLELSPSLDHPAYSQHKYTPFPPYIEQNESLSEEYQTVYADSQESGASKAAPTAGLHFSDKLLSDITASSISRAEVTLHVGLGTFAPVKTETIEEHTMHSEWFEITEQTADKLQKADHITAVGTTSVRVLETCLRQQDQFSAINMDTDIFIRPGFEFQATDALITNFHLPKSTLLMLVAAFTGYEEMQKIYQHAIDGEYRFYSFGDAMLIL